ATGGACCCGGATTTCTCCATTCTACACGCTACTCCCTGCGGTGGCGGGTTACAGTTCCCTGGCTGCGCCGAGTATGATTTCCGTTACTTTTTGAGGCATGGAGACCATGGGTACATGGCTGGATTTCAGTTCGGTGGTTTTCGCTTTGATCATTTTTGCTTCGGCCCTGGCGAGGACGGGAGGCACCATATGATCTTCCATTCCGATAATGGCCCAGGAGGGTTTTGACTTCCAGGCGGCGGTGGAGATTTTGGTGACGGTAGCTTTTGTGGCCCAGGGGGTTTGGGTGGCGAAGATGACCTGCCTATCCGTTTCCGGGAGGTCCTGCGCGAAATGCTGGTGGATGCCTTTGGAAGACAGACTGATGAAGCCCTCGGCATCCGGCTTGAATTCGGCGCTGCCGGGAGCGGCGGGGTAGGGCTGCACCACGTCCATCACCGACTGGCCGTCGTTGGGAATAAGCGCGGCCACGTAAACCAGGCCTGCTACTTTGGGGTCGTTCCCCGCTTCGGTGATCACCATACCGCCGTAGGAATGGCCAACGAGCAGCACGGGCCCATCCATCAGCGCGATGGCTCTTTTGGTGGCAGCTACGTCGTCTTCCAGGGAAATGAGCGGATTTTGCACGGCGATAACATTGAGGCCGGCGGCGGTGAGCCCTGGGATCACTTTCGACCAGCTGGAGCCGTCGGCGAAGGCGCCGTGAACGAGCACCACGTTTTTAATGCCTTTGGGGATGGACTGGGAATATGCGTCCTGGGGGGCGGATGCTGCCATTGCTGCGGAAAGCACGGTGGTGGCGATGGTTTTTTTGATGGTAGACATACTTTTAATTTTTATGGTTTAAATTTTGGAGAGACAAATACTTCATTTCATGGATGCTGCCCTGTTATTTGCAAGCGGCAAGCCATCATGTAACAAATTGATTAACAATGCCTGACTGGTTATAGTCGGTTTTTTTGTGTCTGGATATCGTAATTCCACGATGTTAAACCCGGCATTTCGGCAGGAACTAAAACCCATAGTATGTTTACGATTGACCAAATTGAGGAGGCGCATGGCAAAGTGCAATCCGGCGCTGATTTTCCCGCTTACATCCGTGAGCTGGCGCAACTGGGCGTGAAGCGGTATGAAACCTTCGTTTCCGACGGGCATACCGATTATTACGGTCCACATGATGAGAAATCCGATACCCACGCTTCGCATACGCCATTGGAGGTGGCGCATACGGCAGACGTGGCGGGTTTCAATGAAGCGTTGAAAGTCCATCAGCAGGGGGGCACCAGTTATCCGGAGTTTCTGGCCGATTGCGCGAAGCATGGTGTGGAGAAATGGGAAGTGAAAGTTGACGAAGGAACGTGTACGTATTATGATAAAACGGGGCGCGTGGTGCTGGAGGAATCCATCCCGCCAGCGGAGTAGCGGCTTGAAAAGTTGGTGATGGAAGATGATGCCGTTTTTGTATTATTGCAATGTCATCATCCAATTCGTCTACATGCAAAGAAGAAACTTTATAAAAACGCTGGCGGTCGGCGCGGCAGGCCTGTCTGTTCCCGCATCCCTCCTGGCGCGTTCTGCGGGCCCCCGCGCGCTGGGGCTTCAGTTATATTCCGTACGCGACGCCGTGGCGAAAGATCTCCCCGGCACCCTGGAACGCCTGGCCAAACTGGGCTACACCCGCCTGGAAATCTACGGGTACGACGGGAAATTCTTCGGCAGGAACACCGCCGAATTCAAGAAGATGCTGTCGGGATCGGGCATGCAGGTCATCAGCTCGCACCACCTGACGGGACATGGCATGAAAGCGAAAGGCACCTTGCTCGACGGGTGGGACAAAGCCGTGGAAGACCTCCACGCCCTCGGCGCCAAATACATGGCCTGCGCCTATCTCTTCCCCGAAGAAAGGACCGGCGAATTCTACGCGAAATTGCCCGATCTGCTGAACAAATCCGCTGAACGCACGAAGGCCGCGGGTATCCAGTTCGCTTATCACAACCACGATTTCGAGTTCGAAAAATACGGCGACGCCACCTTATACGAACACCTCCTCAAGAAAACAGATCCGCAGCTCATGAAAATGGAGCTGGATCTCTATTGGGCCGTTAAAGCAGGGCAGGACCCGATCTCCTGGTTCGAAAAATACCCCGGCCGTTTCCCGCTGTGGCATGTAAAGGACATGGAAAAAGGTTCCGGTGATATTACGGAAGTCGGCAACGGCGCCATCGATTTCGACCGCATCTTCGCCGCGCGGCAGCAGGCAGGCTTGAAGGAATGGTTCGTGGAGCAGGATGAAAGCAAAGGCGATATTTTCAAAAGCATCGAACAAAGCCATAAATTCCTTGATACAAAAAGCTATTGATCATGCCTGAAAACCCGGAGTACGACGCACTGATTGCATTTGTGGCGGGCACATGGCCGGTTGACCGGGAAGCGCTCCATCGTGATCTGGAAATCGAAAATGATCTGGGCATTACGGGGGATGATGGAGAAGAATTCATACTGAGTTGCGAAAGCATTTCATGTAGATATCTCAGGTTTTGAGATAGACCAGTATTTTGCGGCAGAGCCGGACTGGTGGCGATCCGAAGTGAAAGCCGCGCCCCGGCGACTTACGATTGGCGATCTTGAGAAAGCCATTCACCAACAAAGATTACTGTAAACAAATTCATAAACCGCATTCGAAAGGATGCGGTTTATCTTTTCCCCCTGTATCAATTTCGAAACCTGCATTCAATACTTCCATAAAAATATCCATTGGTGAATTTTTATAATAACTAGCAGCAGCCTACATTTCCCCGGATTGTCATTTAACAAAAAAATGAGCACCCGGATGATTTTCGTGTGTAGGAACCATATACATTTGCGGCTGTAATTAACCCCGAACCCCGGAAATTTCAATTTAACCCCAGGCGTGGCAACACGTATTATTTCAAATCAAATTCAAACAGCATGAATCCAAACAAAGCGTTGTGGGAAAAAGGCGATTTCACGAAAATCGCGGAAAGTATGCGGGAGAGTGGTACTGCACTCGTATCCCGGTTAGGCGTCACCAGAGGCATGAAAGTACTGGACCTG
Above is a genomic segment from Chitinophaga pollutisoli containing:
- a CDS encoding alpha/beta hydrolase, translating into MSTIKKTIATTVLSAAMAASAPQDAYSQSIPKGIKNVVLVHGAFADGSSWSKVIPGLTAAGLNVIAVQNPLISLEDDVAATKRAIALMDGPVLLVGHSYGGMVITEAGNDPKVAGLVYVAALIPNDGQSVMDVVQPYPAAPGSAEFKPDAEGFISLSSKGIHQHFAQDLPETDRQVIFATQTPWATKATVTKISTAAWKSKPSWAIIGMEDHMVPPVLARAEAKMIKAKTTELKSSHVPMVSMPQKVTEIILGAAREL
- a CDS encoding DUF1398 family protein produces the protein MFTIDQIEEAHGKVQSGADFPAYIRELAQLGVKRYETFVSDGHTDYYGPHDEKSDTHASHTPLEVAHTADVAGFNEALKVHQQGGTSYPEFLADCAKHGVEKWEVKVDEGTCTYYDKTGRVVLEESIPPAE
- a CDS encoding sugar phosphate isomerase/epimerase produces the protein MQRRNFIKTLAVGAAGLSVPASLLARSAGPRALGLQLYSVRDAVAKDLPGTLERLAKLGYTRLEIYGYDGKFFGRNTAEFKKMLSGSGMQVISSHHLTGHGMKAKGTLLDGWDKAVEDLHALGAKYMACAYLFPEERTGEFYAKLPDLLNKSAERTKAAGIQFAYHNHDFEFEKYGDATLYEHLLKKTDPQLMKMELDLYWAVKAGQDPISWFEKYPGRFPLWHVKDMEKGSGDITEVGNGAIDFDRIFAARQQAGLKEWFVEQDESKGDIFKSIEQSHKFLDTKSY